From a single Francisella halioticida genomic region:
- a CDS encoding Fur family transcriptional regulator: MNSKNFDLKKFGFKVTQPRLEILKLFEENLDKHFSTDDIFSELKSQGSGTGIATVYRVLGQFESAGIISRLKLDNDQVMYELNQGSHHDHIICIECNEIQEFYNEEIEKLQKQIAASFGAELIDHSLNLYTKCKSCRKK, encoded by the coding sequence ATGAATTCTAAAAATTTTGATCTAAAAAAGTTTGGCTTTAAAGTCACCCAGCCTCGTTTGGAAATATTAAAACTATTTGAAGAAAATCTTGATAAGCACTTTAGTACCGATGATATATTTTCTGAACTTAAATCTCAAGGAAGTGGTACAGGCATCGCAACTGTATATAGAGTTCTTGGACAGTTTGAATCAGCTGGAATAATAAGTCGGCTTAAGTTAGACAATGATCAAGTTATGTATGAACTAAATCAAGGAAGTCATCATGATCACATAATATGTATCGAATGCAATGAAATTCAAGAGTTCTACAATGAAGAAATAGAAAAACTTCAAAAACAAATCGCTGCATCATTTGGCGCAGAGTTAATAGATCATAGTTTAAACCTTTATACCAAATGTAAATCTTGCAGGAAAAAATGA
- a CDS encoding diaminobutyrate--2-oxoglutarate transaminase family protein translates to MLKNQSDWESNARSYPRKNPLVIKKARGIYLTDIQGKDYIDCLAGAGSIALGHNHPEITKAILTTVDRETPIHTLDLLTEEKHSFMDQLLNSLPPSYHDKTKIQFCSPSGSDAVEAAIKLCKITTSKENIIAFHGAYHGMTQGTLSLMGNLEPKENVGGLTPYTHFLPYPYSYRCPFGLKDEQSIDVNIQMISRLLKDPESGIKKPAAIILEPIQGEGGVIPAPVKWLKAIRKLTKELDIPLIVDEVQCGIGRTGYLYAFEKSGIYPDVIVLSKALGGGLPISVILYKSYLDTWKPGAHTGTFRGNVLAMAAGSVVLNKVNNPKFLKQVSKNGKYFLDRLNELKTKYNIIGDVRGEGLMIGMEIVNTAFKPDIIGSLPADGERALKIKKACFDKNLIVELGGRFGGTIRFLPPLTITEEQIDQVVEILESSIKENI, encoded by the coding sequence ATGCTAAAAAATCAATCTGACTGGGAATCAAATGCTAGAAGCTACCCGAGAAAGAATCCACTTGTAATAAAAAAAGCTCGTGGAATCTACCTAACAGACATACAAGGAAAAGATTATATAGATTGCTTAGCAGGGGCTGGGAGCATAGCTCTCGGCCATAATCACCCAGAAATCACAAAAGCTATACTTACAACAGTTGATAGAGAAACCCCTATACACACACTAGATTTACTTACTGAAGAAAAACATAGTTTTATGGATCAATTATTAAATAGCTTACCACCTTCTTACCATGATAAAACAAAAATTCAATTTTGTAGTCCTAGTGGATCTGATGCAGTAGAAGCTGCTATAAAATTATGTAAAATCACAACTAGTAAAGAAAACATTATTGCTTTTCATGGCGCCTATCACGGTATGACTCAGGGCACTCTCTCTCTAATGGGGAACCTAGAACCAAAAGAAAATGTTGGTGGACTTACTCCCTACACGCATTTTCTTCCTTATCCATACTCTTATCGTTGCCCTTTTGGATTAAAAGATGAACAAAGTATTGATGTAAATATACAAATGATCTCTCGCCTATTAAAAGATCCTGAAAGTGGTATAAAAAAACCTGCAGCTATTATATTAGAGCCAATTCAAGGTGAAGGAGGTGTAATCCCTGCTCCAGTAAAATGGTTAAAAGCTATAAGAAAACTTACTAAAGAACTAGATATTCCTCTAATTGTTGATGAGGTTCAGTGTGGAATAGGTAGAACAGGGTACTTATATGCTTTTGAGAAATCTGGAATTTATCCAGATGTCATAGTTCTATCAAAGGCACTCGGAGGCGGTCTTCCAATATCTGTAATTCTGTATAAAAGCTACTTAGATACATGGAAACCTGGAGCTCATACAGGGACATTTCGAGGCAATGTTTTAGCTATGGCTGCTGGTAGTGTTGTTCTAAATAAAGTTAATAATCCCAAATTTTTGAAACAAGTAAGTAAAAATGGTAAATATTTTTTGGATAGATTAAATGAGCTAAAAACCAAATATAACATCATAGGTGATGTTCGTGGTGAAGGATTAATGATAGGTATGGAAATAGTCAATACTGCATTTAAACCTGACATTATTGGGAGTTTACCAGCAGATGGAGAAAGAGCCCTAAAAATCAAGAAAGCTTGCTTTGATAAAAACTTAATCGTTGAACTTGGAGGGCGTTTTGGAGGAACTATTAGGTTCTTACCTCCTCTAACTATAACTGAAGAGCAAATTGATCAAGTAGTAGAAATATTAGAAAGCTCTATTAAGGAGAATATATGA
- a CDS encoding pyridoxal phosphate-dependent decarboxylase family protein: MSLNLNKYFLNNSNESINLYKRSVQDALEVITDQLKNIVNQFKINEQPQKLNSIIKNQLSDIFKNSLNINSPASMAHLHCPVMTPSLIAEVFISSLNQSMDSWDQSPTATYIEQNITDWLNSLIYKDSTKSDGIFTSGGTQSNLMGLLLARDHFCENILKHKVVDFGLPDIANKFRILCTEKTHFSVHKSLSILGLGKNSIELIKTGNNLQLDTQDLILKIAKLKTQNLIPICIVTTVGDTDFGCIDNIKEIAKIANKNNIWLHADAAVGGALILSDKYKHRLNGLELANSITVDFHKLFFQPISCGAFFCKDKLSFELLNYHAEYLNPEKDGFDCLNLVDKSIQTTRRFDALKIFISLQCSGTNLFSKWINYIIETTIETIKSISNNDNLQLAYKKYQHLDNCLNTVVFRYFYNSLNLADLNSINSKIHKLIFHSGNFVIAQTKINKNIYLKITLVNPMITQELINDCISQIKTHGNLLKNQIEVNKND, from the coding sequence ATGAGTTTAAACCTTAATAAGTATTTCTTAAATAACTCTAATGAAAGTATTAATTTATATAAGCGTAGCGTACAAGATGCTTTAGAAGTAATTACAGATCAGCTAAAGAATATAGTTAATCAGTTCAAAATAAATGAGCAACCTCAAAAACTAAATAGCATTATAAAAAATCAATTAAGTGATATTTTTAAAAATTCTCTAAATATAAATTCTCCTGCATCAATGGCACACCTACATTGTCCTGTAATGACACCGTCATTAATTGCTGAAGTATTTATTTCATCACTAAATCAATCCATGGACTCTTGGGATCAAAGTCCTACTGCTACCTATATTGAGCAAAACATTACCGACTGGCTAAACTCACTAATCTATAAAGATAGTACAAAATCAGATGGTATATTTACAAGTGGTGGAACACAATCAAACTTAATGGGGCTACTTTTAGCTAGAGATCACTTCTGCGAAAATATCCTAAAGCATAAAGTAGTAGACTTCGGTTTGCCAGATATTGCTAACAAGTTTCGGATATTATGCACAGAGAAAACACACTTTTCTGTGCATAAGTCTCTATCTATATTAGGGTTGGGCAAAAACTCTATTGAGCTAATAAAAACGGGTAATAACCTCCAACTAGATACACAGGATTTAATATTAAAAATAGCTAAACTTAAAACGCAGAACTTAATACCTATATGCATAGTTACGACAGTTGGCGATACTGATTTTGGCTGTATTGACAATATTAAAGAAATAGCGAAAATTGCTAATAAAAACAATATCTGGCTTCATGCAGATGCCGCTGTTGGCGGAGCGTTAATATTATCTGATAAATATAAACATCGACTTAACGGCTTAGAATTAGCTAATTCTATAACCGTTGATTTTCATAAGCTTTTTTTTCAACCCATTAGCTGTGGTGCTTTTTTTTGTAAAGATAAATTAAGCTTTGAACTTCTTAATTACCATGCAGAGTATCTTAATCCAGAAAAAGATGGCTTTGATTGTTTAAATTTAGTAGATAAATCAATTCAAACAACACGTAGATTTGACGCTCTTAAGATTTTTATATCTTTACAGTGTAGTGGCACAAATTTATTTTCAAAATGGATTAATTACATTATTGAGACAACTATAGAAACTATCAAATCAATAAGTAATAATGACAATTTACAACTAGCATATAAAAAGTATCAACACCTTGATAATTGCCTTAATACTGTTGTCTTTAGATATTTCTATAATAGCTTAAATTTAGCTGATCTAAATTCTATTAATAGTAAGATCCATAAGCTTATATTTCATAGCGGTAATTTTGTTATTGCACAAACAAAAATTAATAAAAATATCTATTTAAAGATTACTCTAGTCAACCCAATGATCACACAAGAATTAATTAATGACTGCATTAGCCAAATAAAAACACATGGCAATTTACTCAAAAACCAAATAGAGGTAAATAAAAATGATTAA
- a CDS encoding IucA/IucC family protein — translation MIKYANEITLKNFLNCYYREFNDYSLNKNLDNGYQFSINLDSIKSRFEISVKISPILKSPIWQLPCYLIKQEEKLKLDPLEAVLLITKKLNGKKDLIDRIADSTMNITSILQNRKHKLDEFFGCQSSFIANEQNLIRGHRLQPDPKSRKGFSKSEFIKYSPETNGKLQLHYMYVDKNILETCSLLNKNVNDIFLSFLEKENILIKQNKNYQLFTLHPWQASYLAQQDEIKKYKAENKIIDIGIMGPWFYPTTSVRTLYSPKFDIMLKFSLSIAITNSVRINLAKECSRSLSVHRLYNEHLKPILNKKFPYFSLITDPAFSAIKVNNKIFDPSICIIRDASFNPQDDIACIASLTEPNPFNERTRIISLIQYFSVHNNAPTYDAAIYWFETYLSVAVTPILWLYSKYGIALEAHQQNLLVKLEHGLPVESYYRDSQGYYYIKDHPELNKANFGDISDLCEGSQEFIDHHFCYYFIVNQLISVIEAVANTGYISERDLIKITIAFLEGFLDKYQTCNKFIKKILNLGQFPLKANLHTRLNGLDELQAPLTSQSIYVNTNNPFKEIV, via the coding sequence ATGATTAAATACGCCAATGAAATAACACTAAAGAATTTTCTTAACTGCTACTATCGTGAATTTAATGATTACAGCTTAAATAAAAACTTAGACAATGGATATCAATTTAGCATAAATTTGGACTCTATAAAATCCAGGTTTGAAATCTCAGTAAAAATTTCTCCAATACTAAAATCACCAATATGGCAACTCCCTTGTTATCTGATTAAGCAAGAAGAGAAGTTAAAATTAGACCCTCTTGAAGCAGTGCTTTTAATTACTAAGAAATTAAATGGGAAAAAAGATCTTATAGACAGAATAGCAGATTCCACAATGAATATTACTTCTATATTACAAAATAGAAAACATAAACTTGATGAGTTTTTTGGTTGCCAAAGCTCTTTCATTGCAAATGAGCAAAACCTAATAAGAGGACATAGACTACAACCTGACCCTAAAAGTAGAAAAGGTTTTTCAAAAAGCGAATTTATCAAATATTCTCCTGAAACAAATGGAAAGTTACAACTTCACTATATGTACGTTGATAAAAATATATTAGAGACATGCTCTCTACTTAATAAAAATGTTAATGATATTTTTTTAAGCTTTTTAGAGAAAGAAAATATTCTAATAAAACAAAATAAGAACTATCAGCTTTTTACGCTACACCCTTGGCAAGCCAGTTATTTAGCACAACAAGATGAAATAAAAAAATATAAGGCTGAAAATAAAATTATTGATATTGGTATTATGGGGCCATGGTTTTATCCAACTACATCAGTTAGGACTTTATATTCACCAAAATTTGATATCATGTTAAAGTTTTCACTAAGTATTGCTATCACAAATTCAGTCAGGATAAACTTAGCTAAAGAATGTAGCCGAAGCCTATCTGTTCATAGATTATATAATGAGCATTTGAAACCTATCTTAAATAAAAAGTTTCCATACTTTAGTTTAATTACAGATCCGGCTTTCTCAGCAATCAAAGTTAATAATAAAATTTTTGATCCAAGCATATGTATTATTCGTGATGCAAGTTTTAATCCACAAGATGATATTGCATGCATTGCTAGCTTAACTGAGCCTAACCCATTTAACGAAAGAACTCGTATTATCTCGCTAATTCAATACTTTAGTGTGCATAATAATGCCCCTACTTATGATGCTGCTATTTACTGGTTTGAAACATATTTATCTGTAGCTGTTACTCCCATACTTTGGTTATACTCAAAATATGGCATTGCTCTAGAAGCCCATCAACAAAACTTACTGGTTAAATTAGAGCATGGTTTACCTGTTGAAAGTTACTATCGTGATAGCCAAGGATATTATTATATAAAAGATCATCCTGAGCTTAATAAAGCTAACTTTGGAGATATTAGTGATTTATGTGAAGGATCTCAGGAATTTATAGATCATCATTTCTGCTATTATTTTATAGTTAATCAGCTAATCTCTGTTATAGAAGCTGTAGCTAACACAGGCTATATTAGCGAGAGAGATTTGATAAAAATAACCATCGCTTTTTTAGAAGGCTTTTTAGATAAATATCAAACGTGTAATAAATTCATAAAAAAAATTCTAAATCTAGGACAGTTTCCACTAAAAGCTAATTTACATACAAGGCTTAATGGTCTTGATGAATTACAAGCACCTTTAACAAGCCAATCAATTTATGTTAACACTAATAATCCTTTTAAGGAGATTGTATGA
- a CDS encoding IucA/IucC family protein → MNNKVNHYKIASTNLLEKIISEFSYEGIFSLVQKDIDQEFYTLEINSSLYYKFKASKRIYGNLIIHKNSVTRYEKNNHEIANDAIKLIIDTLPITKINPTTTAHFIKELNNTIYADIAILDKNKPSAKDIYKLPYAYIEGNMIGHPWFVINKGRIGFNASDYANYAPEMQKIINLSWIAINKNLVTFSCVSNLDYSQIINKEINLETLESFNKMISMNDKNPNDFYILPVHPWQWKNAIMQQLAKYIADKDIIFLGKLPDQYLAMQSIRTMSNISHPEKYSIKLPLNILNTAVYRGLPENQTINAISYRIS, encoded by the coding sequence ATGAATAATAAAGTAAATCACTATAAAATAGCTAGCACAAATCTATTAGAAAAAATAATTTCTGAGTTTAGTTATGAGGGAATTTTTAGTCTAGTTCAAAAGGATATAGATCAAGAATTTTATACTCTAGAAATTAATTCTTCTTTATATTATAAATTTAAAGCTTCTAAAAGAATTTATGGAAATCTTATTATCCATAAAAATTCTGTCACAAGATACGAAAAGAATAACCATGAGATTGCTAATGATGCTATAAAACTTATTATAGATACATTACCTATTACAAAAATAAACCCTACAACAACTGCTCACTTTATAAAAGAGCTTAATAATACTATATATGCAGATATTGCTATATTAGATAAAAATAAACCCTCTGCCAAAGATATATATAAACTTCCTTATGCATATATAGAAGGTAATATGATAGGCCACCCATGGTTTGTAATAAACAAAGGACGTATTGGTTTTAATGCCTCAGACTATGCGAACTACGCTCCTGAAATGCAAAAAATCATAAACCTATCCTGGATAGCTATAAATAAAAATTTAGTGACTTTCTCATGCGTATCAAATCTAGACTACTCACAGATAATAAATAAAGAGATCAATTTAGAAACTTTGGAAAGTTTTAATAAAATGATTAGTATGAATGATAAAAACCCTAATGATTTTTATATTTTACCTGTTCACCCATGGCAATGGAAAAATGCCATAATGCAACAGCTTGCTAAATACATTGCTGATAAAGATATTATATTTCTTGGTAAATTACCAGACCAATACTTAGCAATGCAATCAATAAGAACTATGTCAAACATATCTCACCCAGAAAAATATAGTATAAAACTACCTCTAAACATATTAAACACGGCCGTTTATAGAGGACTTCCAGAAAATCAAACAATTAATGCAATTTCATACCGAATTAGCTAG